The following are from one region of the uncultured Hyphomonas sp. genome:
- the lptD gene encoding LPS assembly protein LptD, producing the protein MANWYHYAAALVLAATPSLGAMAQEGTTTPDNAAAPSEQVVLEADYVYELRDENSIVAEGNVEALYEGRILRADRLIYNRTTERVRATGNVVIIETDGSQQFSDEVEVGSNLSDGYAIGYSARLPDGSTIVANSAIREPDGVNAMDQVIYTACPICEAKGQKPTWSLRARRAVLDQESQMISYRDAVLEVMGLPIFYFPYMAHPDPTSERRSGFMIPSVGVSSKIGAFYQQPYYWAISDSSDLTIAPMISAKVNPMLELDYRRRFYSGSINLNTSFTREKDFDSRGEKFGEEKWRGHLYGSGRFAITNHWQWGFGVETQTDDLYDRRYDIDGQGDERGIYMSQPRRLLSQLYAVGQGDTYYTDVALLSIQGLREFDRDGSLPTVTPLMFSEKYWDLGDYGFASVNASTAILRRDVGSDSQRVSVGSDWSAYKILPGGFTFEPFAELRGDYYQLDKNTAGEDNVARVVGNAGTRIAYPMIRPGKTVDIMLEPEVMAAWGTSNSNDPAIPNEDALLFEMDETALFDANGVAGYDLYDGDGKISAGLTARAVWKDGPELSATIGRRWRSRTDASFNATSNLDGTVSDWMVATTADFGDLLRVDTHLRLDDDGMQLNRIDTRLTTQTKRWRGTAQYYKLSERLNPTGRGEDEGIFLSGEFRVTDRYSILFGQLRDISGNLNVKRNFGIAYEDECSRLELVYSRTELNDRTQGPSENIQIRFSLKTLGEFGSSEFD; encoded by the coding sequence TTGGCCAATTGGTATCACTATGCTGCAGCCCTGGTGCTGGCCGCGACGCCTTCTCTTGGGGCGATGGCTCAGGAAGGCACGACCACCCCCGATAACGCTGCGGCCCCCTCCGAACAGGTGGTTCTGGAAGCGGACTATGTCTACGAGTTGCGAGACGAGAACTCGATCGTTGCCGAAGGCAATGTTGAAGCGCTGTATGAAGGCCGTATCTTGCGCGCGGATCGCCTGATCTACAACCGGACTACAGAACGGGTTCGGGCCACCGGCAATGTGGTCATAATCGAAACAGACGGAAGCCAGCAATTTTCCGACGAAGTCGAGGTCGGCTCCAACCTGTCTGACGGCTATGCGATTGGTTACTCGGCACGCCTGCCGGACGGGTCAACGATCGTCGCGAATTCGGCTATCCGCGAGCCGGATGGCGTCAACGCGATGGACCAGGTCATCTACACCGCCTGCCCGATCTGCGAAGCCAAAGGTCAGAAGCCAACCTGGTCATTGCGCGCCCGCCGGGCCGTGCTGGACCAGGAATCGCAGATGATTTCGTACCGGGATGCCGTTCTGGAAGTCATGGGTCTCCCGATCTTCTACTTTCCTTACATGGCCCACCCGGACCCGACCTCAGAACGCCGCTCAGGCTTCATGATCCCATCCGTTGGCGTTTCTTCCAAGATCGGTGCTTTCTATCAGCAACCTTATTATTGGGCGATTTCAGACTCTTCCGATTTAACGATCGCACCCATGATTTCGGCCAAGGTCAATCCGATGCTGGAGCTCGATTACCGGAGGCGGTTTTATTCGGGATCCATCAACCTCAATACCAGCTTCACACGCGAAAAGGACTTCGATAGCCGCGGCGAAAAATTCGGCGAAGAAAAATGGCGGGGCCATCTCTATGGCAGCGGCCGGTTCGCAATTACGAACCACTGGCAATGGGGGTTTGGGGTCGAAACCCAGACCGACGACCTCTACGATCGCCGCTACGACATCGACGGACAGGGGGACGAACGCGGCATTTATATGAGCCAGCCGCGGCGACTGTTGTCCCAGCTCTACGCCGTTGGACAAGGCGACACCTACTATACCGATGTCGCCCTCCTATCGATTCAGGGCCTTCGGGAGTTCGATAGGGACGGTAGTCTGCCAACCGTGACGCCCCTGATGTTCAGCGAGAAATACTGGGACCTTGGTGATTACGGTTTTGCCAGCGTGAACGCCTCGACCGCAATCCTCCGCCGCGATGTCGGTTCGGACAGCCAGCGTGTGAGCGTCGGGTCTGACTGGTCAGCCTACAAAATTCTGCCGGGTGGCTTCACCTTCGAGCCATTCGCAGAATTGCGTGGAGACTACTACCAGCTCGACAAGAATACCGCAGGTGAGGACAACGTAGCCCGTGTTGTTGGGAACGCTGGCACCCGTATCGCCTATCCGATGATCCGCCCTGGCAAGACCGTCGACATCATGCTGGAACCGGAAGTCATGGCAGCGTGGGGCACGTCCAACTCGAATGACCCGGCGATCCCGAACGAAGACGCCCTGCTGTTTGAAATGGACGAAACTGCCCTGTTCGATGCGAACGGCGTTGCCGGTTACGATCTGTATGACGGCGATGGCAAGATTTCAGCTGGGTTGACGGCAAGAGCTGTCTGGAAGGATGGGCCTGAGCTGTCTGCAACAATCGGTCGCCGCTGGCGGTCCCGGACGGATGCTTCGTTCAACGCGACCTCAAACCTGGATGGAACAGTCTCTGACTGGATGGTCGCAACAACAGCCGATTTCGGAGACCTTCTCCGCGTCGACACCCATTTGCGCCTGGATGATGACGGCATGCAGCTGAACCGCATCGACACCCGCCTTACGACGCAAACGAAACGCTGGCGCGGGACAGCGCAGTATTACAAGTTGAGCGAGCGGCTAAATCCGACCGGGCGGGGCGAAGATGAGGGGATCTTCCTAAGCGGAGAATTCCGCGTAACGGATCGCTACTCCATCCTGTTCGGCCAGCTGAGAGATATTTCAGGAAATCTCAACGTGAAGCGAAACTTCGGGATCGCCTATGAAGACGAGTGTTCGCGTCTCGAACTCGTCTATAGCCGGACCGAATTGAATGACCGTACGCAGGGGCCGTCAGAAAACATTCAGATCCGTTTCTCGCTCAAAACACTCGGTGAATTCGGATCAAGCGAGTTCGATTGA
- a CDS encoding AEC family transporter has translation MTGFLYALLPVIAIVTLGHVLSVRKWIPTESWRAIERLSYVVLFPALIVRTLANAPFETAPWRLAGALILAQFALAGVGLLGRFLPNMPRPAVGSVIQSNVRWNTMIGLSIGSLLFGQEGLALVTIAAAAMIPTANVLSVYALIAHADRPHGPAPKPLLALVRNPIVLACVCGLGLAAANIELPELLDDSLGILGNAALALGLLSAGAGVDLSALRRAGPRTFGWSLVRLVGLPVFAVGFGLLLGLSGTALTIAVICASTPTATSSYILARELGGDAPLAANLIAVETVLAMLTMPLLYLAVMQLPLA, from the coding sequence ATGACCGGTTTCCTCTACGCACTGCTCCCGGTCATCGCGATTGTCACGCTGGGTCATGTGCTGTCGGTTCGCAAATGGATCCCGACAGAAAGCTGGCGCGCGATTGAGCGGCTCTCTTATGTCGTCCTTTTCCCTGCCCTCATTGTCCGGACACTCGCAAACGCCCCCTTTGAAACGGCACCCTGGCGGCTGGCCGGGGCGCTGATCCTGGCCCAGTTCGCGCTCGCCGGTGTCGGCCTACTCGGGCGCTTCCTGCCAAATATGCCCAGGCCGGCTGTCGGATCTGTCATCCAGTCAAACGTGCGTTGGAACACGATGATCGGCCTGTCGATCGGCAGCCTTCTGTTCGGACAGGAAGGGCTCGCCCTTGTCACCATTGCGGCCGCCGCGATGATCCCGACCGCGAATGTCCTGTCTGTGTATGCGTTGATTGCCCATGCAGACCGTCCGCACGGGCCGGCACCAAAGCCGCTCCTGGCGCTGGTCCGGAACCCGATCGTCCTCGCATGTGTGTGCGGTCTCGGCCTGGCTGCTGCGAATATCGAGCTGCCCGAACTACTGGACGACAGTCTGGGGATATTAGGGAACGCTGCGCTCGCGCTGGGTTTGTTGTCCGCAGGCGCGGGCGTCGACCTGTCTGCCCTTCGCCGGGCCGGACCGCGGACCTTTGGATGGTCTCTCGTCAGACTCGTGGGCCTTCCGGTCTTTGCGGTGGGCTTTGGGTTACTGTTGGGCCTGTCCGGAACAGCGCTCACCATCGCCGTCATCTGTGCGTCAACGCCAACGGCAACATCCTCCTACATCCTGGCTCGTGAACTGGGCGGCGACGCGCCGCTTGCGGCCAACCTGATTGCCGTCGAGACGGTGCTCGCCATGCTCACCATGCCGCTTCTTTACCTCGCGGTTATGCAGCTTCCCTTGGCCTGA
- the plsY gene encoding glycerol-3-phosphate 1-O-acyltransferase PlsY produces the protein MAAYIVYPLAALIGYLAGSIPFGLLMTRAAGLGDIRQIGSGNIGATNVLRTGRKDLALVTLLLDSLKAGLVALGFSILSGPETGLIAGASAFVGHCYPVWLGFKGGKGVATFAGLLPFVSLPAFYVAAPVWLIVFAITRISSLAALTAAVLVAPGAWFVEELQHRPHNWFILSGLAALSAFVFWTHRTNLGRLIKGTEPRFGSSKAKPDA, from the coding sequence ATGGCCGCATACATCGTTTATCCGCTTGCTGCGCTGATCGGCTATCTGGCTGGCTCCATTCCGTTTGGCCTTCTGATGACCCGCGCGGCGGGGCTCGGCGATATACGCCAGATCGGCTCCGGCAACATCGGCGCAACAAATGTACTGCGAACAGGCCGGAAGGACCTGGCGCTGGTGACCCTGCTACTCGACAGCCTCAAAGCAGGCCTGGTCGCTCTGGGATTTAGCATACTTAGCGGTCCGGAAACGGGATTGATCGCGGGGGCTTCAGCATTTGTGGGCCATTGCTATCCTGTCTGGCTGGGGTTCAAGGGCGGGAAAGGCGTGGCGACGTTCGCTGGTCTGTTGCCGTTTGTCTCGCTGCCGGCATTCTACGTTGCTGCACCCGTCTGGCTTATCGTTTTTGCTATCACGCGCATTTCTTCTCTTGCCGCGCTGACGGCTGCGGTCCTCGTCGCACCAGGGGCATGGTTTGTGGAGGAGCTTCAGCACCGGCCTCATAACTGGTTTATTCTTTCCGGACTGGCTGCGTTGTCGGCCTTTGTCTTCTGGACCCATCGCACCAATCTTGGCCGCCTGATCAAGGGCACAGAGCCGCGTTTTGGGAGCTCCAAAGCGAAACCTGACGCATGA
- the gatA gene encoding Asp-tRNA(Asn)/Glu-tRNA(Gln) amidotransferase subunit GatA, with product MTDLTKLTLADALDGLKAKKFSSREITQDFIQTIEGSRILNAYVVETPDKALEMADKADARLAKGEGGRLEGAPIGVKDLYCTKGVRTTACSNILGEFTPSYESTVTQNLWDEGAVMLGKLNMDEFAMGSSNETSRFGPPINPWRRKGDNSGLTPGGSSGGSATAVSGDLCLAATASDTGGSIRQPAAFTGTVGIKPTYGRASRWGMVAFASSLDQAGPIAKTVEDSAILLDVMCSHDPKDSTSLKADQPDWRADVSKGVKGMRIGIPKEYRMDGMSEEIDALWNQGTEWLKAAGAEIVDISLPHTKYALPAYYIVAPAEASSNLARYDGMRYGTRVAGDNLTETYESTRGNGFGREVQRRLMIGTYVLSSGYYDAYYLRAQKVRTKILNDFVDAFESCDAILTPTCPSPAFAFGEKSGDPVDMYLNDVFTVTTNLAGLPGISVPAGLSADGLPLGLQVIGKALDESACFRVGGELERAAGFVARPEKWW from the coding sequence ATGACCGATCTGACGAAACTGACCCTTGCGGACGCTCTGGATGGGCTGAAAGCGAAGAAGTTCTCGTCCCGGGAAATCACGCAAGACTTCATCCAGACCATTGAAGGCTCGCGGATCCTGAACGCCTATGTGGTGGAGACGCCTGACAAGGCGTTGGAGATGGCGGACAAAGCCGACGCCCGACTCGCAAAAGGTGAGGGTGGCAGGCTGGAAGGCGCACCCATCGGCGTGAAAGACCTTTATTGCACCAAGGGCGTCCGCACGACGGCCTGCAGCAATATTCTCGGAGAGTTCACCCCAAGCTATGAGTCGACCGTTACGCAGAACCTGTGGGACGAGGGGGCGGTAATGCTTGGCAAACTCAATATGGACGAGTTTGCCATGGGATCTTCCAATGAGACGTCCCGCTTCGGGCCGCCGATCAATCCATGGCGCCGGAAGGGTGACAATTCCGGCCTGACGCCGGGTGGATCGTCCGGCGGGTCAGCGACCGCTGTTTCCGGCGACCTTTGCCTCGCGGCGACGGCCTCTGATACCGGCGGATCCATTCGCCAGCCGGCAGCCTTTACCGGCACCGTAGGGATCAAGCCCACTTATGGCCGGGCCAGCCGGTGGGGTATGGTGGCATTTGCGTCTTCTCTCGACCAGGCAGGTCCGATCGCGAAGACGGTTGAAGACTCTGCAATCCTGCTGGACGTGATGTGCAGTCATGATCCGAAGGATTCCACATCCCTCAAGGCCGACCAGCCAGACTGGCGCGCCGACGTCTCGAAAGGCGTCAAAGGCATGCGCATCGGTATTCCGAAAGAATACCGCATGGATGGCATGTCGGAGGAAATCGATGCGCTTTGGAACCAGGGCACTGAGTGGCTGAAAGCGGCTGGTGCCGAGATCGTCGATATCAGCCTGCCGCACACAAAATACGCTTTGCCCGCCTATTACATCGTGGCCCCGGCAGAAGCGTCTTCGAACCTCGCGCGCTATGACGGAATGCGTTACGGCACGCGTGTCGCGGGTGATAACCTGACTGAGACTTATGAATCGACCCGGGGCAACGGGTTTGGCCGTGAGGTTCAGCGTCGCCTGATGATCGGCACCTATGTGCTTTCGTCAGGCTACTACGATGCCTATTACCTGCGGGCTCAAAAGGTACGCACCAAGATCCTGAACGATTTCGTTGATGCCTTTGAAAGCTGCGATGCGATCCTGACGCCGACATGTCCGTCGCCCGCGTTTGCTTTTGGCGAGAAGAGCGGCGATCCAGTGGATATGTACCTCAACGATGTCTTCACGGTGACCACGAACCTGGCCGGCCTACCCGGTATTTCGGTGCCCGCCGGCCTGTCAGCTGATGGCCTGCCGCTGGGCCTTCAGGTGATCGGCAAGGCACTGGACGAGTCAGCCTGTTTCCGCGTTGGCGGCGAGCTGGAACGTGCAGCCGGCTTCGTGGCCAGACCGGAGAAGTGGTGGTAG
- the ruvX gene encoding Holliday junction resolvase RuvX, giving the protein MSVVEIAEFPSKGPLLGLDPGTKTVGVASCDAMRMIASPVETIPKARKLAPVLERLFHLYDDRRAVGLVLGLPLNMDGSEGPRAQSVRAFAWNILKHRDVPILLQDERLSTAEAEWVMLEADLSRKKRAERIDASAAAIILKSALERLERGA; this is encoded by the coding sequence ATGTCAGTCGTTGAAATCGCCGAATTTCCTTCCAAAGGTCCTCTGCTCGGGCTCGATCCCGGGACGAAGACTGTCGGCGTGGCCTCCTGCGACGCGATGCGCATGATCGCCAGCCCGGTCGAGACCATTCCGAAAGCACGGAAACTGGCGCCGGTGCTGGAGCGGTTATTTCATCTCTACGATGATCGCCGGGCAGTCGGGCTGGTCCTTGGCCTGCCGCTCAACATGGATGGCAGCGAAGGGCCGCGCGCCCAATCAGTCCGCGCCTTTGCATGGAACATCCTGAAGCATCGCGATGTGCCGATTCTTTTGCAGGACGAGCGCTTATCAACGGCTGAGGCGGAGTGGGTCATGCTCGAAGCGGACCTGTCGCGAAAGAAGCGCGCCGAACGGATCGATGCGTCTGCGGCGGCGATCATTCTGAAATCGGCTCTGGAGCGCCTGGAGCGCGGCGCATGA
- a CDS encoding aspartate carbamoyltransferase catalytic subunit: protein MTRAAYHYSFDHEHLLSIEGLSPLDITHILDLADSYAEATRAGIRPDPVLKGKVVVNLFFENSTRTMSSFEIAARRLGADVISMPVAASSVKKGETLIDTAMTLNAMKPDALIVRHSASGGPKLLSRKVDCAVINAGDGTHQHPTQGLLDTLTIRRAKGRIEGLKVVICGDIAHSRVARSTTQALHLMGAEVHLCAPRTLLPSGTETWGAASATTDFDKALKGADIVMMLRLQLERMDGAFLPSRREYFSFFGLTKDRLALAKPDATVMHPGPMNRGIEIESAIADGEQSVITEQVEMGVAVREAVLHLLAGGKA, encoded by the coding sequence ATGACCCGGGCGGCATATCATTACAGCTTCGATCATGAGCATTTGCTCAGTATTGAAGGGCTTTCTCCTCTCGATATCACCCACATTCTGGATCTTGCGGACAGCTATGCTGAGGCCACCCGTGCCGGCATCCGGCCCGATCCGGTGTTGAAGGGCAAGGTGGTCGTGAACCTGTTCTTCGAGAATTCCACGCGGACCATGAGCAGCTTCGAAATCGCCGCCCGCCGCCTTGGCGCGGACGTGATCTCCATGCCCGTTGCTGCGTCCAGCGTGAAGAAAGGCGAAACGTTGATCGATACGGCGATGACCCTGAACGCGATGAAGCCTGACGCGCTGATCGTGCGCCACTCGGCCTCCGGCGGACCGAAACTGCTGTCGCGCAAGGTGGATTGCGCTGTGATCAATGCAGGAGACGGGACGCATCAGCACCCGACGCAGGGCCTGCTCGACACATTGACCATCCGGCGCGCAAAAGGCCGGATAGAGGGACTGAAGGTCGTCATTTGTGGCGACATTGCCCACTCCCGCGTCGCCCGTTCCACGACACAAGCGCTCCACCTGATGGGCGCCGAAGTTCATCTCTGCGCCCCCCGGACACTTCTACCATCCGGCACCGAAACCTGGGGCGCGGCCAGCGCAACAACTGACTTCGACAAGGCCCTGAAAGGTGCTGACATCGTCATGATGTTGCGCCTGCAGCTGGAACGGATGGACGGCGCCTTCCTGCCCAGCCGGCGCGAATATTTCAGCTTCTTCGGTCTCACCAAGGACCGTCTCGCCCTGGCCAAACCAGACGCGACCGTCATGCATCCCGGTCCGATGAACCGGGGTATCGAGATTGAAAGCGCCATCGCCGACGGCGAACAGTCCGTCATTACGGAGCAGGTCGAGATGGGTGTCGCAGTGCGCGAAGCTGTCCTCCACCTTCTGGCAGGAGGCAAAGCATGA
- the dprA gene encoding DNA-processing protein DprA → MMSDSERLNWIRLARTHGIGPVSFFQLLRRFGSAGAALDALPELAKRSRRARPLQPPPPEEVEQELKAVHRYGARIVLSSEPDYPPLLRDLEPPPPVLTVLGNTDLAARPTVAIVGARNASAAGRKIARNMAAELGQNGFSIVSGLALGIDGEAHAASLESGTIAVLGGAVDHVYPPQHQRLYAEIAASGLIVSESPFGYRAKAQDFPRRNRIITGMSMGVVVVEAAERSGSLISARVAGEQGREVMAVPGSPLDPRAAGTNSLLHQGATLVRHADDVLDILATLDRRSVSAPPPRPFEYDPDAGEPSESELQRVTEALSPHPMPVDEIARASNLPASRCAAVLLELELSGEAQTLPGGLAAKAF, encoded by the coding sequence ATGATGTCTGACAGCGAACGGCTGAACTGGATCCGTCTTGCCAGAACCCACGGCATAGGTCCTGTCAGCTTCTTTCAGTTACTGCGCCGGTTCGGCTCAGCGGGAGCCGCGCTCGACGCTCTGCCGGAACTGGCAAAGCGGTCCCGCAGGGCCCGGCCTCTCCAGCCACCGCCGCCTGAGGAGGTCGAACAGGAGCTAAAGGCGGTACACCGTTACGGTGCCCGCATCGTCCTAAGCTCCGAACCAGACTACCCGCCTCTTCTGAGAGACCTTGAACCGCCGCCACCTGTCCTGACAGTGCTGGGCAATACGGACCTCGCCGCCCGCCCCACCGTCGCAATTGTAGGCGCCCGGAATGCATCTGCAGCCGGCCGGAAAATCGCGCGAAACATGGCCGCGGAACTTGGCCAGAATGGATTTTCCATCGTCTCCGGCCTGGCGCTCGGCATTGATGGCGAAGCGCACGCCGCCAGCCTTGAGTCGGGGACGATTGCCGTACTCGGGGGCGCGGTTGACCATGTCTATCCGCCTCAGCACCAAAGGCTTTATGCCGAGATTGCCGCGTCCGGTCTCATCGTTTCGGAAAGTCCGTTCGGATACCGGGCCAAAGCGCAGGATTTCCCGCGCCGGAACCGTATCATCACAGGCATGTCGATGGGCGTGGTCGTGGTGGAAGCCGCCGAACGCTCAGGCTCACTGATTTCGGCGCGGGTCGCAGGGGAACAGGGCCGCGAAGTGATGGCCGTGCCGGGCTCACCGCTTGACCCGCGCGCCGCCGGAACAAACAGCCTGCTGCATCAAGGCGCAACGCTCGTGCGTCACGCCGATGATGTCCTTGATATTCTCGCCACATTGGACAGGCGCAGCGTTTCGGCGCCGCCTCCACGCCCGTTCGAGTACGACCCGGATGCTGGCGAGCCGAGCGAATCGGAATTGCAGCGGGTCACCGAAGCGCTTTCTCCCCACCCCATGCCGGTCGATGAAATCGCCCGCGCGAGCAACCTGCCCGCCTCGCGCTGCGCCGCCGTCCTGCTGGAACTTGAACTCTCCGGCGAAGCCCAGACCCTGCCGGGAGGACTGGCTGCAAAAGCCTTTTGA
- the pyrC gene encoding dihydroorotase — protein sequence MSLSIYNARLLDPASGLDETGAIFVERGKVKDITIGQTSAHADAKVAIDAGGLCLAPGLVDLRVKTGEPGVEQRETLATASRSAVAGGITSFVVMPDTKPVIDDMALVRFITDQAKASAAARIYPAGALTTGLKGEAMAEIGLMANSGAVVFTNGDLPVANASILKRAMAYAASLGVIIMSRPDERTLAGSGVMNAGELAGRMGLPGMPVEAEWIGAMRDTALAEATGCTLILDQVSTPRTVAFARAARERGAKVFTTAAAHSFFFNERDVGDYLTYCKVNPPFRDEETRLGLIDALKRGEIDAVVSAHDPQPPEEKRLPFGEAAFGAAGLETVLPAMLSLVHDGPLTLLEALAPVTCRPADMLGLPQGRLAPNAPADMILFDPGKPWLCEREHLRSRSTNSPFDGRRLQGRVLRTFVAGEEVFAHESIA from the coding sequence ATGAGCCTCAGCATCTACAATGCCCGCCTGCTGGACCCGGCCAGCGGCCTCGACGAGACCGGCGCGATCTTCGTCGAGCGCGGCAAAGTGAAAGACATCACAATCGGCCAGACCAGCGCCCATGCCGATGCCAAAGTGGCCATTGATGCAGGCGGCCTGTGCCTCGCCCCCGGACTTGTGGATCTTCGCGTAAAGACAGGCGAACCAGGGGTGGAGCAGAGAGAAACGCTGGCAACGGCGTCACGCTCCGCGGTGGCTGGTGGCATCACAAGCTTCGTTGTGATGCCGGATACGAAACCCGTGATCGATGACATGGCACTCGTCCGCTTCATCACCGACCAGGCAAAAGCCAGCGCAGCTGCCCGGATCTATCCCGCGGGTGCCCTGACGACCGGTCTGAAGGGCGAAGCCATGGCCGAGATTGGCCTCATGGCGAATTCCGGCGCGGTTGTTTTCACCAATGGAGATCTGCCAGTCGCCAACGCGTCGATCCTGAAGAGGGCGATGGCATACGCTGCCAGCCTTGGGGTAATCATCATGTCCCGGCCGGACGAGCGGACGCTTGCAGGGTCCGGCGTCATGAATGCGGGTGAACTCGCCGGCCGCATGGGCCTGCCCGGCATGCCTGTCGAAGCCGAATGGATCGGTGCCATGCGTGACACAGCGTTGGCGGAAGCGACAGGCTGCACGCTTATTCTGGATCAGGTTTCCACACCGCGCACGGTTGCGTTCGCCAGGGCGGCCCGTGAGCGGGGCGCGAAGGTCTTCACGACGGCTGCCGCGCACAGCTTCTTCTTTAATGAGCGGGATGTCGGCGACTATCTGACCTACTGCAAAGTCAATCCGCCCTTCCGGGACGAAGAGACCCGGCTCGGCCTGATTGATGCCCTGAAGCGAGGTGAGATCGATGCCGTCGTTTCTGCGCACGATCCTCAACCGCCTGAAGAAAAGCGTCTTCCCTTTGGCGAAGCGGCCTTTGGCGCAGCGGGACTGGAAACCGTCCTCCCGGCCATGCTCAGCCTTGTTCATGACGGGCCGCTGACTCTGCTCGAAGCCCTTGCACCGGTAACCTGCCGTCCTGCCGACATGCTCGGACTTCCGCAGGGCCGGCTCGCACCGAATGCCCCTGCGGACATGATTCTGTTCGATCCCGGCAAGCCCTGGCTGTGCGAACGGGAACATCTGCGCTCGCGTTCAACGAACTCACCTTTCGATGGCCGGCGCCTTCAGGGGCGTGTATTGCGGACCTTTGTCGCCGGTGAAGAAGTCTTCGCTCACGAAAGCATCGCCTGA
- a CDS encoding DUF6491 family protein, whose protein sequence is MTAYDESSSLCESACQADISSSHYFQGGFDEKETAMRPSLTLATTLLILTGCASTGGSEREPAGIAKYADDPRLGEDVDHVCFANNIDSFGDNTRDTFTVREGRDHYLIEVFNTCTPLEHAMTMMIDTSTSCLTSGDNVIVSDSIMPRRGQPFSTARCSVKSMHKWDPKAEAAQDEPEASSEDS, encoded by the coding sequence ATGACGGCTTATGACGAAAGTTCAAGTCTCTGTGAGAGCGCTTGTCAGGCAGATATCAGTTCGTCACATTATTTTCAGGGTGGATTTGACGAGAAGGAGACGGCAATGCGCCCGAGTCTGACATTAGCCACGACATTACTCATCCTCACCGGATGCGCTTCTACCGGCGGTTCTGAGCGTGAACCTGCGGGAATTGCGAAATACGCCGATGACCCTCGCCTGGGCGAGGACGTTGATCATGTTTGCTTTGCCAACAATATCGACAGTTTCGGGGACAATACCCGGGATACGTTCACAGTGAGAGAAGGCCGTGATCACTACCTGATTGAGGTCTTCAACACCTGCACACCTCTTGAACATGCAATGACCATGATGATCGATACATCAACCAGCTGCCTGACCAGTGGCGACAATGTTATCGTTTCCGACTCGATCATGCCCCGGCGAGGCCAGCCGTTCAGCACGGCGCGCTGCTCAGTAAAGTCCATGCACAAATGGGACCCGAAAGCAGAAGCGGCCCAGGACGAACCGGAAGCCAGTTCGGAAGATTCCTGA
- the gatC gene encoding Asp-tRNA(Asn)/Glu-tRNA(Gln) amidotransferase subunit GatC, translating to MSVTKDDVRKVARLSRIAVDEAHLEDLAGELNGILGWIDQLNEVDVSDVEPMTSVVETKLPMREDVVTDGNIPDQVLANAPRTEDGFFVVPKSVE from the coding sequence ATGAGTGTCACCAAGGATGATGTTCGCAAGGTTGCGCGCCTGTCGCGGATCGCCGTCGACGAGGCTCACCTTGAAGACCTGGCTGGAGAGCTGAACGGGATTCTTGGCTGGATCGACCAGCTGAACGAAGTTGATGTTTCCGACGTTGAGCCGATGACGTCCGTGGTCGAAACCAAACTGCCGATGCGGGAAGACGTGGTGACGGATGGCAACATCCCGGACCAGGTTCTGGCAAATGCTCCACGCACCGAAGATGGCTTCTTCGTGGTGCCAAAGTCGGTCGAGTAG